AGGCGGAGATCACGCCGCAGGGCGACCTGCTGATCAATGGCAAGGCGGTGGCGGTGGATGCGCACCAGCGTGCGCTGCTGCTGGACTACCGCAAGCAGATCGAGGCGCTGGCCGGTGCGGGCATGGACATCGGGGTGGCCGGTGCGAGCCTGGGGGTGAAGGCGGCCGGCGAGGCGTTGCGGGGGGTGTTCTCGGGCGATACGCAGGGCATCGAGGAGCGGGTGAACGCGGAGGCAGCCAAGATGGAGGCGAGCGCGAAGCAGCTGTGCGGGCTGCTGCCGGTGATGCTGGCCAAGCAGCAGGCGCTGGCGGCGGCGCTGCCGGCCTTCAAGCCGTACGCGACGATGGACCAGGGCGAC
This portion of the Stenotrophomonas aracearum genome encodes:
- a CDS encoding DUF2884 family protein, which encodes MKIRLLLPTLLLCLPLAACGNADSNRTDPATGKPMVDADFIGKKIKDATDKARVEMAQGNIKVSNNQSDKAEITPQGDLLINGKAVAVDAHQRALLLDYRKQIEALAGAGMDIGVAGASLGVKAAGEALRGVFSGDTQGIEERVNAEAAKMEASAKQLCGLLPVMLAKQQALAAALPAFKPYATMDQGDIDDCHS